The DNA segment CCACTTACTCTGTAAACAGAGTCATTAAGGCCGTTGTGAAAAGCCTATAAATAGCTCCCCATCAACCAAAAACGGCTTCACTTATAATGAAACTCAATATAAACATGTAATTacatagatttttatttattgttgttacAAAGGAATCGCGAAGGATCAAAAATCAGATTTCTGCATTTTCCCCTTACCTTGTTTGCGTTTAAGGAGGGAGACCTGCTGAGGGAGACCTCCGTCAAGTCGTCCACAAAGAAAACGCACATTTCCGGATCTTCAAAATAAAGCTTTACAAACGCGGAGgaacaaaaagccaaacacagaTTTTCGTCTAAATTCACTCTGTCCCAAGTTGATTCACCAGCGTTCTGCGCATTATTCGTTTATGGGCAGCGTTTGGtgaaaattttttattttccgtCTCGTTTTGTTTTGAAGAGTTGATTTCTGATGTCTTCATACGTGTACATTTTACAACCTTGCATCCGTCTCGTTTCACGGTTCAGATGCAGTTGCCAGGAAACAGCAAATCCACTTTTCCCATTGGCTATGACAAAGTGCCATTTACTCTTCGGGAGCGCTACACTGACGCTACAAATCCGAGCCCAAATGCATTTTCCCCCATTTAGTAGTGGCTACTCCGTTTTCCAtgttcttatatttcagaataatttcttttttaacaataaAGAAAGGAAATGGGACTCCTCAAAACTGGGTTTGGCTATAATACAcagaaaatttaataaaattgaCTTTAGGAAAGGAGAGAGACTAAAAATATATctttatttaatgaaaaatgtatgGGAAAGCCGTACATACATTGTTCAGTCTCTTGTTAcataaatacagttaaaaaaaacaactaaaacaaaTCATAAAACATAGCTCCCCGCTCCTCCCCCCCCCAAACCACTCTTGTCAACCTCCTGGTTGATCAGAGGTCTTGACTTTAGGGAAACAAGCATGAATTATAGTGACGAGCGTCTTCTCCAAAGCATGAGCTTTAGTTTTCCTGCAGGAGAGCCATCGACACCTCTGGTGAACCTGATGATGATCCATATGTAAAGCACAGAGGCACATTGAACAAATACACAGCAGACAGTGCGCATTTGGCCAAAGCTGATAAGCACCATGGTTTATTCTACAGTTAACATTTGCTTTACTTGAAGCGGCTCCTTGAAACCAAATGCTGAAACCAAGTAGCATCAACTCTAAGCCTTAGCTCTCTAATTTGTCACTGATGTTAGAGTGAACACTGAAGTTAAATTTATAAACCTTTACCGTTTACCTTTTTAGACCATCTTGTGGCatcttgtttaactttttttcagcTGCAATGACATCATCCAACAAAGCTGCTGCAGGCCTGAAGCTTTGATCTAGAAACGGTTTTTAGATTAGActgcacaaataaaatattctcaCACATTCCAGTCTGATTCTTTCGCCATATAATTACCTGCTGAAGGCATGTAGGTCCTGAACAAAAGGATGTTGGGGAAAGAATCCAGGCCAAGGGTTCTCCTCAGCGTTGGTCTGTCTCCTGATGTGGACCCGTGGCTCTGCTCTGGTGGCCTGAGCTTCGACCCTCCCTGAATCAAGGGCACCGTCTTTACAGAGCGCATTCCTGCATGTGTTTGAGAAATTTAAGCTCGAGAATTCAAATAGTAAAAACTGGTTAAACATAATTTGAACGGAGTGATTTGCTCAGTAACTTCTGTGGTCTTTTTACCTTTGAAACTGTGCCGCTTTTTACTTCTACTTTTGGAGCCAACATCTTTCACAAAATGGAAGTTCATCAGATATTCCATACTATCGATTACAGTTTTGGGAATCACACCTATTGTCATACAGATTAAAACATTGCATATAAAGCATTGCATATAAAGCcacttgaaattttttttatcaacacCAAATAACTGGTCTTTTACCAAATAAATGAGGATTTTCAATGAAGGTGCGCAGAACAAGAACTCTGAGCTCAAGCCGTCCTTCAGACATCTCTGTCGTGTTTGGTGGGGGTAATAGACATGGAGCGAAGACTATAGCCAGGTTGGAGCTGGTCATCAAGTTCTCGCTGCATCTGACAGCAGTacatacagtgaaaaaaaacaatatcagGTCTCCTGAACTATCATGTTGTTTCCATCTGAAGCACACAACCTGGGGCAGAACCAGCTTTGACAGAAACACTTGTTTCCTAGACAAAAATTACTTTAAATCGGCACTTTGTGTATGCGACTAATTTCTGCTAacgtttaattaaaaaaaaaaaaaatcctttcatACCGCTGGGAAACTTTTGCCAAGTAGTCGAACATGTAATGCAGACAGGAGGCGTTTCTTGCAGGAAGGAGACAGGACAGCAGCTGGAGGGCTGCCATCCTGTCCTGTAGGTTGGGCAGAGACTGAGCTTTGAGCATAGCTGCATGAAGCTCCGAGGGAAACAGCGGCTCTGGCAGCTCCCTGCAAAACTGTTTGATCAGAGTGGCCACATCATAGGGGAGGGCAGTGGACAGACAACTCTCTCCTCGATTCAGTTTGGCCTAAACCAGACACaacaagagcaaaaaaaaaaaaaaagagcatatcTGCATGTAGTGTTGTTGTAGTAGTTTGTCTAGCTATAACCAGATTAAACTGTTTAATAGATATAATTA comes from the Astatotilapia calliptera chromosome 15, fAstCal1.2, whole genome shotgun sequence genome and includes:
- the LOC113006898 gene encoding rho GTPase-activating protein 11B isoform X2 — protein: MKLTDSNVIRFHLQVLYGISIKSLEKKRERLMISGSKIFGVPLENLPRCYIPEFGLVPCFLVDACSFLLERGGTVGLFRKPGCLARIKTLRAKLNRGESCLSTALPYDVATLIKQFCRELPEPLFPSELHAAMLKAQSLPNLQDRMAALQLLSCLLPARNASCLHYMFDYLAKVSQRCSENLMTSSNLAIVFAPCLLPPPNTTEMSEGRLELRVLVLRTFIENPHLFGVIPKTVIDSMEYLMNFHFVKDVGSKSRSKKRHSFKGMRSVKTVPLIQGGSKLRPPEQSHGSTSGDRPTLRRTLGLDSFPNILLFRTYMPSADQSFRPAAALLDDVIAAEKKLNKMPQDGLKR
- the LOC113006898 gene encoding rho GTPase-activating protein 11A isoform X3, with product MKLTDSNVIRFHLQVLYGISIKSLEKKRERLMISGSKIFGVPLENLPRCYIPEFGLVPCFLVDACSFLLERGGTVGLFRKPGCLARIKTLRFCRELPEPLFPSELHAAMLKAQSLPNLQDRMAALQLLSCLLPARNASCLHYMFDYLAKVSQRCSENLMTSSNLAIVFAPCLLPPPNTTEMSEGRLELRVLVLRTFIENPHLFGVIPKTVIDSMEYLMNFHFVKDVGSKSRSKKRHSFKGMRSVKTVPLIQGGSKLRPPEQSHGSTSGDRPTLRRTLGLDSFPNILLFRTYMPSADQSFRPAAALLDDVIAAEKKLNKMPQDGLKRFTRGVDGSPAGKLKLMLWRRRSSL
- the LOC113006898 gene encoding rho GTPase-activating protein 11A isoform X1, whose protein sequence is MKLTDSNVIRFHLQVLYGISIKSLEKKRERLMISGSKIFGVPLENLPRCYIPEFGLVPCFLVDACSFLLERGGTVGLFRKPGCLARIKTLRAKLNRGESCLSTALPYDVATLIKQFCRELPEPLFPSELHAAMLKAQSLPNLQDRMAALQLLSCLLPARNASCLHYMFDYLAKVSQRCSENLMTSSNLAIVFAPCLLPPPNTTEMSEGRLELRVLVLRTFIENPHLFGVIPKTVIDSMEYLMNFHFVKDVGSKSRSKKRHSFKGMRSVKTVPLIQGGSKLRPPEQSHGSTSGDRPTLRRTLGLDSFPNILLFRTYMPSADQSFRPAAALLDDVIAAEKKLNKMPQDGLKRFTRGVDGSPAGKLKLMLWRRRSSL